A genomic region of Dreissena polymorpha isolate Duluth1 chromosome 4, UMN_Dpol_1.0, whole genome shotgun sequence contains the following coding sequences:
- the LOC127876670 gene encoding uncharacterized protein LOC127876670, whose amino-acid sequence MLFVLILAIALTSCVMCERNALGLGARTNEDIEQLDHSRRWLVALFKGAVLGYQGGRATGWWKRGGADGRMERFKVMIQANPCAFNIYDANGDGAITWEEFEAIFGEGETTHKLAEALDESGDGMVDEKEFKKDMHKFVEGC is encoded by the exons ATGCTGTTCGTGCTGATTCTAGCGATTGCCCTCACATCATGCGTCATGTGTGAGAGAAATGCTCTGGGCTTGGGTGCCAGAACGAACGAGGACATCGAACAACTAGATCACTCTCGCCGTTGGCTTGTGGCTCTTTTCAAGGGTGCCGTGCTGGGCTATCAGGGCGGCAGAGCCACCGGTTGGTGGAAAAGGGGAGGCGCTGAT GGGAGGATGGAGCGTTTCAAAGTGATGATTcaagcgaatccgtgcgctttcAACATTTACGATGCAAACGGGGATGGCGCGATAACATGGGAAGAGTTCGAAGCGATTTTTGGAGAAGGCGAAACAACACACAAATTGGCCGAGGCACTTGACGAATCCG GTGACGGTATGGTGGACGAAAAGGAATTCAAGAAGGACATGCATAAATTTGTTGAAGGATGTTAA